The following coding sequences are from one Bacillota bacterium window:
- a CDS encoding sugar-binding domain-containing protein — protein MAATVRHLAFNPEPSRRADVQAVPLLGALGDSRPEFRSNDLARDFAAAFLGEWQPLDLPFLVDRQMVREALLRDRALRPAVSLWERLDLAIVGIGSSIARSPLLCTPHFDKADIMEMERLGIVGDVLSRFFDARGAIPPLPFCSRLIGIDLSLLRPGPLVVGVAGGLEKTTSILGALRGRFVDLLVTDERTARAILKQPEAPSVASSAREAAAYAPRAGEVGAASHRPPAGCHRCFGLSETEQKGAWPALRAACLVGRERIELQQRPVPEPGPGEVRVRPVAVGVCGSDMHAFLGEHPFVHPPIVLGHEVGAVVDEVGPGVGGLQVGQQVTIEPNLVCGRCYNCRNGRYNICERLRVIGCVGYDGAMAEYLVVPAGKIVPVPASWPVERAALVEPTAVGVHAVRQGLLQPGQDVLVLGAGIIGLVTAQAARALGASRVLIADPIDARLERARSLGLPETLNNERIDLRQAVRERFGEKGADLIFDCVGIQPTLDAAVEAARKGTRIVMVGVPAGRLSVDMALVQDRELEIVGTLMYRKEDYQTAIELMDREAIKVDPLVTHRFPLDRVMEAFDVAVHQKKDALKVMILGQ, from the coding sequence GTGGCTGCCACCGTTCGCCACCTGGCCTTCAATCCGGAGCCATCCCGCCGTGCCGACGTTCAGGCCGTGCCGCTGCTCGGAGCCCTGGGCGATTCCCGGCCGGAGTTTCGCTCTAATGACCTGGCCCGTGACTTCGCCGCAGCTTTCCTGGGGGAGTGGCAGCCCCTCGACTTGCCGTTTCTGGTGGACCGCCAGATGGTCAGGGAGGCCTTGCTCCGTGACCGCGCCCTCCGGCCGGCCGTCTCCCTGTGGGAGCGCCTCGACCTAGCCATCGTCGGTATTGGGTCCAGCATCGCGCGCTCGCCACTTTTGTGCACGCCGCACTTCGACAAGGCCGACATCATGGAGATGGAACGGCTCGGCATCGTGGGCGACGTTCTCTCCCGCTTCTTCGACGCTCGAGGAGCCATCCCGCCCTTGCCCTTTTGCAGCCGCCTCATCGGGATCGACCTTTCGCTTCTGCGGCCCGGCCCGCTGGTGGTGGGCGTCGCTGGCGGGCTGGAGAAGACCACCTCCATCCTGGGAGCGCTCAGGGGCCGCTTCGTGGACCTCCTGGTAACAGACGAACGCACCGCTCGCGCCATTCTCAAGCAACCGGAGGCACCATCGGTCGCCTCGTCAGCACGCGAAGCCGCCGCCTATGCGCCGAGGGCAGGTGAAGTCGGTGCCGCTTCTCATCGGCCGCCTGCCGGCTGCCACAGGTGCTTCGGGCTATCGGAGACAGAACAGAAAGGAGCGTGGCCTGCCTTGCGAGCAGCGTGTCTTGTAGGTAGGGAGCGAATCGAACTTCAGCAGCGACCCGTGCCGGAGCCCGGTCCAGGGGAAGTACGGGTGCGGCCTGTGGCCGTTGGCGTTTGCGGCTCGGACATGCACGCCTTCTTGGGCGAGCATCCCTTCGTCCATCCGCCCATCGTGCTCGGTCACGAGGTCGGTGCGGTTGTTGACGAGGTCGGACCGGGGGTCGGCGGGCTTCAGGTAGGACAGCAGGTTACCATTGAACCCAACCTTGTATGCGGCCGGTGTTACAACTGCCGCAACGGCCGCTACAACATCTGCGAGCGCCTCCGGGTCATTGGATGTGTGGGCTATGACGGGGCGATGGCCGAGTATCTCGTCGTGCCTGCCGGCAAGATAGTCCCCGTTCCTGCCAGCTGGCCTGTCGAGCGTGCAGCCCTGGTGGAGCCGACGGCTGTCGGCGTGCACGCCGTACGCCAGGGATTGCTCCAGCCCGGTCAGGATGTACTCGTGCTCGGCGCCGGCATCATCGGGTTGGTCACCGCCCAGGCAGCCAGGGCTCTGGGCGCGAGCCGGGTACTGATCGCCGATCCTATCGATGCCCGGCTGGAGCGGGCGCGCTCGCTGGGTCTTCCCGAAACCCTCAACAACGAGCGTATCGACCTGCGGCAGGCCGTGCGCGAGCGATTCGGTGAAAAGGGCGCCGACCTCATCTTCGACTGCGTTGGTATCCAGCCGACGCTCGACGCGGCGGTCGAGGCCGCCCGCAAGGGCACCCGGATTGTGATGGTGGGGGTACCGGCAGGGCGCCTTTCCGTTGACATGGCTTTGGTGCAAGATCGCGAGCTGGAGATCGTCGGCACGCTCATGTATCGTAAGGAGGATTACCAAACCGCCATTGAGCTGATGGATCGAGAAGCGATCAAGGTGGATCCTCTCGTGACTCACCGTTTCCCGCTGGATCGGGTCATGGAGGCGTTCGACGTGGCCGTCCACCAGAAGAAGGATGCCTTGAAGGTAATGATCCTCGGCCAGTAG